The following proteins are encoded in a genomic region of Sebastes fasciatus isolate fSebFas1 chromosome 12, fSebFas1.pri, whole genome shotgun sequence:
- the LOC141778832 gene encoding glutathione S-transferase kappa 1-like: MTSKKVIELFYDVVSPYSWLGFEVMCRYRHVWNIELRLRPAFLGGVMQGSGNKPPGLLPSRMLYMDKDLNRASQYFGIPLKAPADPFEAMFQKGSLSAMRFVAAVQEREKDGDKKVEQVSRELWKRIWSEDKDITEPASLSEAAMKAGLSDREIKEVLEMSTSKAIKDKLKSSTQEALDHGAFGFPLVVCHVNGKPEMFFGSDRFELMAHCIGEKWLGPQPDKSAAKL, encoded by the exons ATGACATCTAAGAAAGTGATCGAGTTGTTCTACGACGTGGTTTCTCCCTACTCCTGGCTTGGCTTCGAg GTGATGTGCCGCTACAGACATGTGTGGAATATAGAGCTCAGACTGCGTCCTGCATTTCTGGGAGGCGTCATGCAGGGATCAG GCAACAAGCCCCCTGGTCTGCTTCCAAGCAGAATGCTGTATATGGACAAGGATCTGAATCGCGCGTCACAGTATTTTGGTATTCCCTTGAAGGCTCCAGCTGACCCCTTTGAGGCCATGTTCCAAAAAG GCTCTTTGTCTGCAATGCGATTTGTGGCAGCAGTacaagagagggagaaggatgGAGACAAAAAGGTGGAGCAGGTGTCCAGGGAGCTTTGGAAAAGGATCTGGAGCGAGGACAAAGACATCACAGAACCTGCATCCTTGTCTGAG GCGGCGATGAAAGCAGGACTGTCTGACAGGGAGATTAAAGAAGTACTGGAGATGTCCACCTCAAAGGCGATCAAAGACAAGCTGAAAAGCTCAACACAGGAAGCACTTGATCACGGG GCATTTGGCTTCCCTCTTGTGGTGTGTCACGTCAACGGAAAGCCAGAGATGTTTTTTGGATCTGACAGATTTGAGCTCATGGCGCACTGCATTG